The genomic window CTGTACATTGGGGAGACCTCACATCTGGCAACGCGGGTGTGGCAGCATAAGAGCAAGGTAGTGGAGGGTTTTTCGGCCAAGTACGGCGTTGACAAGCTGGTCTACTACGAAGCGCTGGGCTGCGGAGAGAGGGCAATCGTGCGGGAGAAGCAGCCGAAGAAGTGGCGCCGCGCCTGGAAGATGACAGATTGCGTCCCTTTCGGCCATGGGCCTCGGCCTGACAGTACCCAGTACTGTCAGACTGGTGAGGATTTGCCCGGTCGGCTGCACGTTACCCACAGATTTGTCGCACACCCGAGCAGCGCTCACTTCGCGAAAAGGTGGCATGCAGGGGGAGGCTCCTGGTACACTCGGGCGCGCTGACGCTATGGATCTGCTCTCTCGTGTCATCACCCTAGTCGAGGACGTCCGCGAGCTGCCGGCTTATGCCCGCATCGGCCTGGCGCTGAAGCGGGCGGGCCGCGGCGGCTTGCCCACCTGCGGCTACGTCATGCGCGCGCAGGC from Deltaproteobacteria bacterium includes these protein-coding regions:
- a CDS encoding GIY-YIG nuclease family protein, whose amino-acid sequence is LYIGETSHLATRVWQHKSKVVEGFSAKYGVDKLVYYEALGCGERAIVREKQPKKWRRAWKMTDCVPFGHGPRPDSTQYCQTGEDLPGRLHVTHRFVAHPSSAHFAKRWHAGGGSWYTRAR